The Glycine soja cultivar W05 chromosome 6, ASM419377v2, whole genome shotgun sequence genome has a window encoding:
- the LOC114416008 gene encoding uncharacterized protein LOC114416008: protein MAHQILIGVRFTYDEGKHTAETLTMDYHRRVGVEVRIARIFNTYGPQMCLDDGCVVSNFVAQMDEEQWIYDSIMSEEVDMNVENEEDASVKVEHVDCFDAFNTSQLFASRDEVLHWARSVAHDIGFVVVIMSTYKTNRYKQLLLDIVGVTPTGMTFFVAFAYLEGKRVNNVAWVLQRFQGLFMRVNALPEVIVTDKDLSLINAIKTAFPDATNLLCQFHIDKNVKTKCKTLVAQKKAWDYVMEAWGSLVNCPCENSFDELKTLKWIALCGLCLWTMCVKHGVESAHWSLKRLLENSLGDICNVWEAMNNMMTLQHTQIKASFETSTHVVGHVFKVTLYKKLFCMISRYALNEIATEYEHVPYAGKNPTRCGCVIRSTHSLPCACELSKYVFGSIPLEIIHIFWRGLSFSDQGLCDAKVTITEEMETISKQFEQLDICGKVHLKTKLREIVYPDLNFMCPPPEKVKTKGAPKKPMTKQQRSTKRDPSYWEYVDALHSVQNSNSSVKHSASSSEQPIQRQNIPMLDQFHPCIQDSIENIIDVKADGNYGYQEIAALLGMGEESWSLVRNHLHKELISWSEENINLLSGIERFEELKRSLLVDGLSMVTMDKWINITDIGYVIASRYNMIVVSLS from the exons atggacgaagaacAGTGGATATATGATAGTATcatgtctgaagaagttgatatgaatgttGAAAATGAGGAAGATGCTAGCGTGAAAGTAGAGCATGTCGATTGCTTTGATGCctttaatacttctcag TTATTTGCTAGTCGTGATGAAGTTTTACATTGGGCTCGATCGGTGGCTCATGACATTGGATTTGTTGTCGTGATAATGAG tacctacaaaacaaataggtacaagCAATTGTTGCTTGATATTGTTGGTGTTACACCAACAGGAATGACATTCTTCGTTGCTTTTGCTTACTTGGAAGGAAAACGTGTTAATAACGTTGCTTGGGTTCTACAACGGTTTCAGGGTCTTTTCATGAGAGTTAATGCACTCCCCGAGGTTATTGTGACCGACAAAGATTTGTCTTTGATTAATGCAATTAAAACTGCATTTCCAGATGCTACGAACTTGCTGTGTCAGTTTCACATTGACAAGAATGTGAAGACAAAGTGCAAAACCCTGGTTGCTCAAAAGAAAGCATGGGATTATGTGATGGAGGCTTGGGGGAGTTTGGTTAACTGTCCatgtgagaattcttttgatgagttaaaaacattaaaatggaTTGCTCTCTGTGGCCTATGTTTGTGGACTATGTGTGTCAAACATGG GGTTGAGAGTGCTCATTGGTCATTAAAGAGACTCTTAGAAAACTCCCTTGGTGACATATGCAATGTTTGGGAAGCAATGAATAACATGATGACACTTCAACACACCCAGATTAAagcatcttttgagacaagcACGCATGTGGTTGGGCATGTGTTTAAAGTGACCTTGTACAAAAAACTATTTTGCATGATATCAAGGTACGCTTTAAATGAAATTGCTACTGAGTATGAGCATGTACCTTATGCAGGAAAAAACCCTACACGTTGTGGATGTGTCATAAGGAGTACCCACAGTCTTCCATGTGCATGTGAGTTgtctaaatatgtttttggctCAATACCACTGGAGATAATCCACATTTTCTGGCGGGGACTTAGTTTTTCAGATCAAgggttatgtgatgcaaaggtaacCATAACTGAGGAGATGGAAACCATATCAAAACAATTTGAGCAGCTCGATATTTGTGGCAAAGTACATTTGAAGACAAAGCTGCGAGAAATTGTTTATCCTGATCTGAACtttatgtgtcctcctccagaaAAGGTGAAGACCAAGGGTGCTCCTAAAAAACCAATGACCAAACAACAAAGGTCGACAAAACGTGATCCGTCttattgggagtatgttgatgcattACACTctgtgcaaaatagtaattcttcagTGAAACATAGTGCATCATCATCTGAGCAACCAATACAGAGACAGAATATTccaatgttggatcaatttcatccatgCATCCAGGATTCTATTGAAAACATTATTGATGTCAAAGCGGATGGTAATTATGGCTATCAGGAAATAGCTGCCTTATTGGGTATGGGTGAAGAATCATGGTCATTGGTGCGCAACCATCTGCATAAAGAACTGATAAGCTGGTCGGAAGAGAATATCAACTTGCTTAGTGGCATAgagagatttgaggaattaaagcgTTCTCTACTTGTTGACGGATTATCTATG GTTACCATGGACAAGTGGATAAATATTACGGATATAGGATATGTCATTGCTTCACGATACAACATGATAGTTGTTTCTCTTTCatga